The nucleotide sequence CGACGCGAACGCGGCGGGCCTCTTCATCGAGCTCTATGCGATCCTCGCCGTGGTCCTCGGCGGCACCTCCCTCATGGGCGGCAAGTTCACCATCGCCGGGACGGTCATCGGCGTGCTCACGATCCAGACCCTGGAGGCCACCATCCTGTTCCTCGGCGTACCCTCGGCGCAGAGTCCCGTGTTCTTCGCGATCGTCGTGATCGTCGTCGTGCTGGTGCAGTCGCCTCGCCTCCACCGCTGGGCCCGCGGCGCTCTCGCCTCCGCGGGCGCGCGCCGCGGAGCCGACGCCGGCAGCCGAGCGGGGGTGTCGTCATGACCAGGAGCCTGGAGACGACCCGTCCCACGACGGCCCCGTCGCGGTACGCGACCTTCATGAGCCGCCACGCCTCACTGATGCCGACGTTCGCCGCCGTCGCGATCCTCGTCGTGCTGCTCGTCGGCGCGCAGGCGCGGTTCCCCCGGTTCCTGAGCCCCGGGAACATCTCCGCCCTCCTGCTCGACAACGCCTACCTGGTCGTCCTCGCCGTCGGGCTCACCTTCGTCATCCTCACCGGAGGCATCGATCTGTCGGTCGGATCCGTGATGGCGTTCACCGGAATTCTCGGGGCGAGTCTTCTCGCCCAGGGGATCCCCGCGGTGATCGCGGTGCCTGTCATGCTCATCACCGGAGCCGTGATCGGCCTGCTGATCGGCATCCTGGTCCAGTACTTCGACGTTCAGCCGTTCATCGCCTCACTCGCAGCACTGTTCCTGGCGCGGGGCCTCGCCTTCGTGGTGAGTCTCGCCTCCATCCGCGTCGAGGACCCGGCGGTCCTGTGGCTTCAGCGGACACGGTTCACCGTGGCCGGGTGGTACATCACGCCCACCGGCATCATCGCGCTGCTCGCCGTCGCGATCGCGTTCTTCGTGCTCCTCTGGACTCGCTTCGGCCGCACCGTGTACGGGATCGGCGGCAATGAGCAGTCCGCTCGGCTCATGGGCCTGAACGTGGCGCGCACCAAGATCGTCGTCTACGTGATCAGCGGCGTCTGCGGGGGGCTCGCGGGCCTGCTGCTCACGGCGTACTCGGGGGCCGGATACCCGCGCAACGGCATCGGCACCGAGCTCGACGCGATCGCCGCGGTGGTGATCGGCGGCACGCTGCTGACAGGCGGCACGGGCTACGTCCTCGGTTCGCTCGTCGGGGTGCTCGTGTACGCGACGATCAAGAAGCTGATCTCGTTCATGGGGGCCGAGCAGTCCTGGACGCAGATCATCGTCGGAGCACTCCTGCTCGTCTTCATCGTGGTGCAGCGCGTGATCGTCGCACGCTCGCAGCGCCGCAGATAGCCGGCGACACCACGTCTGCGCACAGCGGCCGCGCCCCTGTCCGCCGGGATAATGGCCTGATGGACGAGTCGCGGCCGCTGCTGCAGCTGTCCGGAGCGACGGTCCGCTTCGGTGCAGATGCCGCGATCGACGGCGTCGACTTCCGTCTGTTCCCCGGTGAGGTGCACTCGCTCATGGGCGAGAACGGCGCCGGCAAATCGACGCTCATCAAGGCGATCACCGGCGCCCTCCCGCTGGACGCCGGTGTGCTGACGCTCGCCGGAGAGGTGGTGCGCTTCGGGTCCCCGCACGACGCGCAGCGGGCGGGCATCAGCACGGTGTATCAGGAGATCGATCTGCTCCCGAACGTCTCAGTGGCTGAGAACATCGCGCTGGGTCGCGAGCCGCGCCGGGCAGGCATGATCGACTGGCGTCGTATGCGTCGTGAGGCCCACGACGTGCTCGCCGACCTCGGACTCGACATCGACCCGGCGTCGCGCCTGGGCACTCACTCGCTCGCGGTGCAGCAGCTCGTCGCCATCGCCCGGGCGATCTCGACCGACGTGCGGGTGCTCGTCCTCGACGAGCCCACGTCCAGCCTCGACCTCGACGAGGTGGCCGAGCTCTTCCGCGTCGTCCGCGACCTGAAGAGCCGTGGCGTGGCGATCCTGTTCGTGTCGCATTTCCTCGACCAGGTCTACGAGCTGTGCGACCGCGTGACGGTGCTGCGTGACGGCAAGTTCATCGGCGAGTACCTCACCCGCGAGCTGCTGCGCATCGACCTCGTCCAGGCGATGCTCGGCCGTAGCGCGACTGCGCTCAATGCCGCTCCGCGCGCGGACTCCGCCGCGGACGACGAGCACCCGGTCCTGTCGGCCCGCGGAGTGAGTGCCGGCGCCGGCATCCGCGACGCCGATCTCGATCTGCACGAGGGCGACGTGCTGGGCGTCGCGGGGCTCCTCGGGTCGGGACGCACGGAGCTGGCGCGCGCGCTCACGGGCATCGATCGCATCGACAGCGGAGTGATCCGCATCGAGGGCAACGGTCGGGGGCCGTCGAGCCCGCGTTCCGCCATCTCGCTCGGGGTCGTCTACTCGTCCGAGAGCCGCCGCACCGAGGGGATCATCAGCGCGCTGAGCGTGCTCGAGAACATCACCCTCGCGCTCCAGGCGGACCGCGGGGTGCTGCGCCGCATCCCGCCGGCACGTCAGCGAGAGCTGGCGGCGAGCTGGGTGGAGGCCCTCGACATCCGTCCACCCGACCTCGACCGGCCGGCCGGCACTCTGTCGGGCGGCAACCAGCAGAAGGTGCTGCTCGCCCGGCTCCTGGCGCTCTCACCGCGGGTGCTGGTGCTGGACGAGCCGACCCGCGGCATCGACGTGGGAGCCAAGGTCGAGATCCAGAACCTGGTAGGCGAGATGGCGGCCAACGGCCTCTCGGTGATGTTCATCTCGGCGGAGCTCGAGGAGGTGCTGCGTGTCGGGCACCGCGTCGCGATCGTGCGCGACGGCCGCATCGTCGACACGCTCCCCTCCGACGCACTGACGGTGGACTCCCTGCTCGCGCTCGTCGCCCGTCCGGATGAGTCCGATGACTGAACCGCGGGCGACGGCCGACGACGCGTCGACACGTGCCGCCAACATCTTCGACGTCGCCCGCCTGGCCGGGGTCTCCCACCAGACGGTGTCGCGCGTCATCAACGACCTGCCGAACGTCCGCCCCGCGACCCGTGCCCGGGTCGAGCAGGCGATCGCGCAGCTGCGGTACAGCCCCTCCCCCGCAGCCCGGGCACTGGTCACCCGGCGCACGCGCACAATCGGCCTGGTCACACCGGGCGTCCCCGACTACGGCCCCACCTCGATCGCGACGCACTTCAATTTCGCCGCGCGGGCGGCGCGCTACAGCGTCGACACGGTCAGCGCGGTCGATCCCGACCCCGCCGCCGTCAAGGGAGTCGTGGAAGGACTGCTGCGCCAGCGGGTGGACGCGATCGTGCTCATCGTCGACGACATCGGGGTTCTCGAAGTCGTGCGCGGGCTCGATCTCAGCATCCCCCTCGTCGCCGCGACCGCCGCCGCACGGCGGAGCCCGCACATCGTGTCGATCGACCAGTACCGCGGCGCGCGGTCGGCCGTCCGCCACCTCGCCGAGCTCGGACACACACGGATCCTCCACCTCGCGGGGCCGACCCGGGCCCCCGATGCGCTCGAGCGCATCCGCGGGTGGCGTGACGAGCTCGCCGACCGACGGCTCGAGATCGTCGAGCCCCGCCACGGCGACTGGTCGGCGGCGAGCGGGCACCGCGTCGGGCTCGAGCTCGACATCGGTCCCGGTTCGGCCGTCTTCGCCGCGAACGACCACATGTCGATCGGCCTGCTGTCGGCTCTGCGCGAGCGCGGGCTCGGCGTGCCCGAAGACGTCAGCGTCGTCGGCTTCGACGATGTGCCCGAGGCGGGCTTCCTCTACCCGCCGCTCACGACGGTGCGGCAGGACTTCGGCACCCTCGGCGAGCTCATCATGCAGAAGGTCCTGGTCTCGGTCGAGGAGCCCGACAGCGTCACCGAGGACACCCCCATCCCCACGCACCTGATCGTGCGCGACTCGACCCGCGCCCCGCGGTCCTGACCCCGGGCGACGCGCCCCGATCCGGCCCGCCGATCCGACCCGCCGATCCGACCCGCCGATCCGGCCCGGCGAGCGCGCCGCAATGGCAGGCTGGAGTCATGCGCATCGCCCTCACCGGTTCATCCGGCAAGCTCGGCACCGTTGTCGCCCGCGAACTGCGCGCGGCCGGGCACGACGTCATCGGCCTTGACGTCGTCGGCACCCGCGGTCCTGATCTCGTCCAGGTCGACCTCACCGACTACGGCCAGGTCGTCGATGCCCTCACTGCGGTGAACGACCGCCACGACGGGTTCGACGCGGTCGTGCATCTCGGCGCCATCCCGGCACCCGGCATCCGCTCCGACGTCGCAACCTTCCACAACAACATGAACGCGACGTTCAATGTGTTCTGGGCGGCGGTGAGGCTCGGCATCCGCCGCATCGTCTACGCGTCCAGCGAGACGGTTCTGGGACTGCCGTTCGACGCGCCGCCGCCGTACATCCCGGTCGACGAGGAGTACCCGCCGCGCCCCGAGTCGGTGTATTCGCTGGTCAAGACGCTCGAAGAGCGCATGGCGGTGGAGCTCGTTCGCTGGCACCCCGACCTCTCGATCACCGGCCTGCGGTTCTCGAACGTGATGGTGCCGGAGGACTACGAGGCCTTCCCGTCGTACGACGACGACGCGCGGAAGCGCAAGTGGAACCTGTGGGGCTACATCGACGCCCGCGACGGCGCGCAGGCGGTGCAGCGCGCGCTCGAAGGCGCTCCGCTGGGCTTCGAGACCTACATCATCGCCGCCGCCGACACCGTCATGTCGCGTCCCAATGCCGAGCTCGTCGCCGAGGTCTTCCCGGGCGTCGAGACCCGCGAGTTCGGCGAGCACGACACCCTCCTCTCCATCGACAAAGCTCGCCGCCTGCTGGGCTACGACCCGCAGCACTCGTGGCGGGACCACGTATCGGGCTCATGACCGACGACCCGCGACTCGCCGCCGCACGCTACCGCGCGGCGCGCCGCACCGAGGCCGAGGACACGGACGAGACGGATGCTGCGCCTCGGGGTTCGCAGGCCGCGCGGTCGTATTCGGCTGCCGATCGCGCGGCGGTCGTCGAGACGGCGATCCAGCAGGCGATCAGGCGCGGCGAGTTCGACCACCTGCCCGGCGCGGGCAAGCCGATCCCTGGACTCGGTGAGACCCACGACCCGGACTGGTGGATCCGCCGCAAGATCGAGACCGAGCAGCTCACCGGGCTCGGCCCGCCCGCGCTCATGCTGCGGGTCGAGAACGCCGAGCTCGACGCGAAGCTCGACGAGCTGTCGAGCGAGGCCGACGTGCGCGAGGCGCTCGCAGACTTCAACCGCCGCGTCGTCGAGGCGCGCCGCCAGCTGCTCGGCGGGCCGCCCGTCGTGACGCCCACGCGCGACGTCGAGGCGGAGATCGCCGCATGGCGCGGGCGCCGCGACGTCGGCGCGGCGGGCGCCGAGGCAGCGACGGATGCCGCACCCCCGCGCCGGCCGTGGTGGCGGCGTCCCCACGCCTGACCCTTCCGGGTTCGGGGCGCATCCCGCACGCTCGGGGCGTGCCGCGTGCGCCCCGAGCGGGCGCGGCGCGCCCCGAACCCGGGCCGCGACCTCGGTCAGGGGTTCGGGTTCGTGGCCTTGCCGTCGAGCCACAGCGTGTTCGACGGATCGGAGTGGGTCGTGTCGGTGCCGACGTGCTTGTCGCTGATCTGCGGGCCCTTGGTGATGACGTGGACGAGGGCCATCGCGTGGCCGCGGCCGAGCCCGTAGTCGGCTGCGAGCCACTCGACGATCGGCGTCGCCTTGGAGTTCTCGTCGAACCCCCTCTCGTGCGCCTTCTCGATGAGCTGACGCGGCGTGAGTCCGGTCTTGCTCTCGATGTTGTCGAGATATGCCTGGAACGACATGCGGTTCTCCTCAGTTGCCGGTGGACGGGATGTCGAGTACTCCAGGAGCATCCTGCCACTCCTGGATGATGCGGTCCGAGGCGTGGATGCAGAGCACCCGCAGGCGTCCGGTCCCGCAGTTCTTGAAGCCGTGCCACGCGCCCGCGGGCGCGGTCGCCGTGTCGCCGGCGACCGCGTGGAGCATCTGGCCGTCGATCGTGATGCGCGCCTCGCCCTCGAGGAGCACCCACGTCTCGGGGTACGGGTGACGGTGGATGTCGGGTCCCTGCCCCGGCTCGTTGTCGACGAAGAAGTACGACACGCCGGCGCCGTGCTCGGCGCCGATGAAGCGGCGCAGGGTTCCTGAGCCGACGCGGGTGGCGGCAGCCGGGACGATGTCCGGGATCGCGATGCTCATGGGATGCTCCCTGCTCTCGTTCTCTGTGATGCCACCCTCCTCGCCGACGCACGGGGACTCTATAGTTTCGATGTGGATCGAAAGTTCGTCGACTTCCAGCTCGCGCCGGACGACCTCACCGCGATCCGGTTCGGAATCTCGCCCGGTCACGAGCTCTGCCATGCGGTGCGTGCGATGCTCCGGCCCGACGAGTACCCCCTGCAGTGGGGGTGGATGCGGGCGACCCGCGGAGCGATCCCGCGCGACGACTTCGACATGCTCGCGCTGCTGATCCGCGACGAGGGCTACTTCCCCGACTTCCTCACCACGACCCCGACCTGGGAGCTCACCCCCGCGGCGGAGGCCGAGCGTCTGCGCGACATCGACGACGAGCGCTTCGAGGTCGACATGACGAAGGTGCTCGTCCGCACCGACGGCGCGCGCCGCGACGCCGTGCAACGGATGCTCGATCAACCCGACCGCGCCCGCGCGATGATCGCCGACGCGTGGCTGTCGGTGTGGAACGCCGGCATCGCCCCGGTCTGGACGCAGCTCGAACGACTGCTGCGCGCCGACATCGCGGTGCGCTCGCGCCGCATCGCCGAGAGCGGGATCGGCGGGATGATCCAGACGCTGCACGATCGTGTCGAGTGGTCGGACGGGGCGGTGCGCGTCACGATGCGCATCTGGAGCGAGCTCGTCGACTGCCGAGGCAGCGGTCTCGTGCTCGTGCCGTCGGTGATGGGCGCGACGGGCTGCTTCGTGCTCACCGAGCCGCCCGCGCAGCCGACGCTCTTCTACCCCGCGCAGGGTGTGACGGCGACGTGGGCGCGCGACCCCACCGACGTGTCGTCAGCCCTCGGCGCCCTGCTCGGCCCCGCGCGCGCCCGGATCCTGCTCGATGCCCACGAGCCGCGAACCACCTCCCAGGTCGCCCGCGACTGCGCCCTCGCACTCTCGACCGCCTCCCACCACCTCACGGTGCTGCGTGACGCGGGCCTGGTCGCCAGCACCCGCGACGGCGTCC is from Microbacterium sp. LWH3-1.2 and encodes:
- a CDS encoding sugar ABC transporter ATP-binding protein; protein product: MDESRPLLQLSGATVRFGADAAIDGVDFRLFPGEVHSLMGENGAGKSTLIKAITGALPLDAGVLTLAGEVVRFGSPHDAQRAGISTVYQEIDLLPNVSVAENIALGREPRRAGMIDWRRMRREAHDVLADLGLDIDPASRLGTHSLAVQQLVAIARAISTDVRVLVLDEPTSSLDLDEVAELFRVVRDLKSRGVAILFVSHFLDQVYELCDRVTVLRDGKFIGEYLTRELLRIDLVQAMLGRSATALNAAPRADSAADDEHPVLSARGVSAGAGIRDADLDLHEGDVLGVAGLLGSGRTELARALTGIDRIDSGVIRIEGNGRGPSSPRSAISLGVVYSSESRRTEGIISALSVLENITLALQADRGVLRRIPPARQRELAASWVEALDIRPPDLDRPAGTLSGGNQQKVLLARLLALSPRVLVLDEPTRGIDVGAKVEIQNLVGEMAANGLSVMFISAELEEVLRVGHRVAIVRDGRIVDTLPSDALTVDSLLALVARPDESDD
- a CDS encoding DUF4287 domain-containing protein; this encodes MSFQAYLDNIESKTGLTPRQLIEKAHERGFDENSKATPIVEWLAADYGLGRGHAMALVHVITKGPQISDKHVGTDTTHSDPSNTLWLDGKATNPNP
- a CDS encoding cupin domain-containing protein, which translates into the protein MSIAIPDIVPAAATRVGSGTLRRFIGAEHGAGVSYFFVDNEPGQGPDIHRHPYPETWVLLEGEARITIDGQMLHAVAGDTATAPAGAWHGFKNCGTGRLRVLCIHASDRIIQEWQDAPGVLDIPSTGN
- a CDS encoding ArsR/SmtB family transcription factor, with protein sequence MDRKFVDFQLAPDDLTAIRFGISPGHELCHAVRAMLRPDEYPLQWGWMRATRGAIPRDDFDMLALLIRDEGYFPDFLTTTPTWELTPAAEAERLRDIDDERFEVDMTKVLVRTDGARRDAVQRMLDQPDRARAMIADAWLSVWNAGIAPVWTQLERLLRADIAVRSRRIAESGIGGMIQTLHDRVEWSDGAVRVTMRIWSELVDCRGSGLVLVPSVMGATGCFVLTEPPAQPTLFYPAQGVTATWARDPTDVSSALGALLGPARARILLDAHEPRTTSQVARDCALALSTASHHLTVLRDAGLVASTRDGVRMLHRRTPLGEAMVGAVL
- a CDS encoding DUF1992 domain-containing protein, whose amino-acid sequence is MTDDPRLAAARYRAARRTEAEDTDETDAAPRGSQAARSYSAADRAAVVETAIQQAIRRGEFDHLPGAGKPIPGLGETHDPDWWIRRKIETEQLTGLGPPALMLRVENAELDAKLDELSSEADVREALADFNRRVVEARRQLLGGPPVVTPTRDVEAEIAAWRGRRDVGAAGAEAATDAAPPRRPWWRRPHA
- a CDS encoding ABC transporter permease subunit — protein: MTRSLETTRPTTAPSRYATFMSRHASLMPTFAAVAILVVLLVGAQARFPRFLSPGNISALLLDNAYLVVLAVGLTFVILTGGIDLSVGSVMAFTGILGASLLAQGIPAVIAVPVMLITGAVIGLLIGILVQYFDVQPFIASLAALFLARGLAFVVSLASIRVEDPAVLWLQRTRFTVAGWYITPTGIIALLAVAIAFFVLLWTRFGRTVYGIGGNEQSARLMGLNVARTKIVVYVISGVCGGLAGLLLTAYSGAGYPRNGIGTELDAIAAVVIGGTLLTGGTGYVLGSLVGVLVYATIKKLISFMGAEQSWTQIIVGALLLVFIVVQRVIVARSQRRR
- a CDS encoding NAD-dependent epimerase/dehydratase family protein; its protein translation is MRIALTGSSGKLGTVVARELRAAGHDVIGLDVVGTRGPDLVQVDLTDYGQVVDALTAVNDRHDGFDAVVHLGAIPAPGIRSDVATFHNNMNATFNVFWAAVRLGIRRIVYASSETVLGLPFDAPPPYIPVDEEYPPRPESVYSLVKTLEERMAVELVRWHPDLSITGLRFSNVMVPEDYEAFPSYDDDARKRKWNLWGYIDARDGAQAVQRALEGAPLGFETYIIAAADTVMSRPNAELVAEVFPGVETREFGEHDTLLSIDKARRLLGYDPQHSWRDHVSGS
- a CDS encoding LacI family DNA-binding transcriptional regulator; the encoded protein is MTEPRATADDASTRAANIFDVARLAGVSHQTVSRVINDLPNVRPATRARVEQAIAQLRYSPSPAARALVTRRTRTIGLVTPGVPDYGPTSIATHFNFAARAARYSVDTVSAVDPDPAAVKGVVEGLLRQRVDAIVLIVDDIGVLEVVRGLDLSIPLVAATAAARRSPHIVSIDQYRGARSAVRHLAELGHTRILHLAGPTRAPDALERIRGWRDELADRRLEIVEPRHGDWSAASGHRVGLELDIGPGSAVFAANDHMSIGLLSALRERGLGVPEDVSVVGFDDVPEAGFLYPPLTTVRQDFGTLGELIMQKVLVSVEEPDSVTEDTPIPTHLIVRDSTRAPRS